Part of the Methanobacteriaceae archaeon genome, GGCTTTTACCATAAGGATAAACCACCCTTTCACAGTAGATATTATCATAATGGTTCAGGTAATCGTAGATAATGTGAAAACCCATCGAGGACATGGCACTGCGGTAGAGATTGGGATAACACGAGGCAAAACGCATTTCCACCTTAAGGGGATCTTTTACCACCACATTATGTTCCAGGAGCATAGTTATTATTATATCTTCTTTTAAATATAATCAGGATATCTAAATAACCTAAAAGATAAACCTTATCCCCATAAAAATAGACCGTAATATGTCTAAACCCGTAATATGTCTAAACTATACAACAGGTTACTATCAAATTAATCCAGATCAGTTAACTTAACTAGATGAATTCGATCTTTAAATTAATTATCCTTACCTGAATGGTCCTTAATTAATATTAAAGCATCCAATATTTCCATGTTTTATAAAAGAATCTATTCAATATTTTTAAATATCTAATGCATTATTCAGGATTAATTATATGAAAAGCAAACAATATGAGAAAGTGGCAGTGGGGGGCACCTTCGACAAATTCCATGAAGGTCACCGATTACTAATTGAAAAGGCATTTGAAATAGGAGATCAGGTGTTGATTGGAGTCACTTCCGATGAATTCGGAGGTTTGAAGGGAGAAATCGAACCATGCAACATACGCATGTCCAACTTAAATGCCCATCTTAAAAATCGATCAAACTACCTCTTATCCCGTCTTGAAGAACCCTACGGTCCCACAGTAGATGATGAATCCATAGATGCCATAGTGGTAAGTCCAGAAACTGAACCTACTGCGCTTAAAATCAACCAGATACGGAAGGAGAAGGGAATGAAACCATTGGATATAGTAACCATTGGCATGGTTTTAGCCCAGGATGGAAAACCAATATCATCTACCAGAATAAGGAAAGGAGAAATTGATCCCCTTGGCAAGATAATCAAAACTAATGCTTGATTGGTTAAAAATTACTACCTTATATAAATTAAATTCATTTAATTAGGTAGTGAAGAATGAGAGATCGGCAGGTATAGGCTGCTACCCGAATAATTTATGATTTGTTACTGGAACATAAATAATTATCAGAAATAAATTTTTCAAATAGTTTTAGAATAATTTTAAGAACCAGGAAGCTACTTAAAATTGATATTGAATAATATGGAAAAGCACTCTTTTTATAGGGGGGATGGTGTTTTTTTTGATTAAAATCAACTCTCGAATCTCTAAAACTAATCAAAAAAGCATTCTATACCTCTTATTATTCGCCTTGCTGGTGATTTACATTACCTACTCCTGTATTCTTATTAGTTTAAATATGGGGCCAATATGGGATACCTATGATTTACTGGCGGATGCAGCATTATTTTCTGGAAAAAGCATAGGTTATTACGACCTCATAAGACCCCCAGTACTGCCAATTCTAACTTCATTATACTTCCTAGTGAATGACCTGGCAATATGGCCCATCATGCTAATAGATGGTGTGATTTTTATTTCAGGCTCCATTGGCCTATATCTGTTATTCAGATTACGCTTTAATGATTTAAACAGTTTCATAGGTGCTTTATTATTTGTTTCATTTCCCATCACCCTCACATTCATTGCCAGAGGTCTTACAGACTTACCCAGCATATCTATTGCCATATGGGGGGGTTTATTCACGGTAATGGCGGTAAAAAAGGATAGTAAATTCTTTTATTTAGCATTCTCTATTTTAACAATTGCCTTTTTCACCCGGTTTTCCACAGCTTTAATGATATTCCCAATAATCCTGTACATTTTAATCAATAAAGATGAGATCAAACCCAAGAAAGATATTCTAACTGGATTTTTAATATCTCTTCTAATTATTTCCTCCTTTGCAATATTTCTCTACCTGAACTTTGCAAACCCCTTCCACGTATTTCTTGATTTTTTCCATAGCAGTTCTTCCTCGCTTGCAAATAATGCCGCTTCTTCCATGGTTTTCTGTTACAACACTGACTTTTTCTATTACGCAAAGATTATCCCACAATGGACCTGGCCAGAAGGATTATTTGTATTAATATTCATTATATTGGGGATAATTTCATTTTCATATGGAAAAATTAAAAATAGAAAGATAATTAAAGAATCTAAGAATGATATAACATATAAAGAAGCTGTATTAACTGCAAAACACGGCAAAATGAAACTTTTTCTCTCTATATTATGGTTTGCACTGTTTGTTTTGACACTGCAATGCGTTCATTACATGATAAGTGAATTACTATTTCTATGTTTTTTATTCTGCCTTTATGAATTACTTAAAAACTTCAAATTCAAAAATTTAGACTTTGATTTCTTATTTTTTTCCTGGTTCATGGCTTTTTTCATATTCCACAGTGTTTATGTGATAAAAGACTTCAGGTACCTCCTGTCAATGACCCCACCAATTGCCTACTTCCTTATGCGAGGATTTACCTTATCAACTTCTCAATTCAAATCCAGTATTAAAAAAAGGAACACGAAACAAATATCTGGCCTGATACTCATAATATTAACATTGGTTTCTATCTTTGCATATTTACCCACCATCCCTGAGGAGAACGTTTATTTAAAGGAAATGAATGAAAATTCCCTAGAACTTAGCGCCTGGCTGGTGAATTATGACCCTGAATATAAAGCAAAGGTCATATATTCTGATTACTGGCCCTACACTGCCTGGGATTTAAAGCGAAATATCAGTAAAATGCCCAGTTTCAGAAACAACCAGGTACTCTACACCGGAGCTCAAGATTACCATTTTACCATAGAGGATATGATAGCATACAACAGCGAATTGGATGCTCATCAAGCGGATTATTACTTCTCACGCCGGGAAGGCTTGAATTTAACCAATTATAAGCTGATCAAACAGTCAGGAGACTTTAAATTGTATGAAAGAATTAAATAATTAAAATGTGTTATTAACATACCTTTCCAGTTCTATCATCCAATCAAGGTTTTTATATAGATTCAATGTTAAGTAATGATTAGAGGAGTATTTATTTAGTTTTAAGGATTTATGAGATAAAAAGGAGTAAATATATGAAGGTTATAGTTGGTTCCAAAAATCCGGTGAAGTTGAAGGCTACCCGGAATGTGCTGGAAAATATTTATTCACAGCTTTCAGTGGAAGCTAAGGATGTTGATTCTGGTGTTCCGGACCAGCCCATAGGATTGGAAATAACTGTTCAGGGGGCTATTAACCGTGCTAAGAATGCATACTCCAGGGAAGTTGACCTTTCAGTGGGAATTGAGTCCGGTTTACTGGAAGTACCCCACAGCATAACTGGTTACCTGGATCTGCAGTGGTGTGCCATCTATGACGGGGATAAATCAACACTGGGAGTTAGTGCTGGTTTTGAATACCCTCCCCTGGTGGTTGAAGAGGTACTCTCTGGTAAAGAAGTGGGTGAAGTTATGGATCAGGTGACTGGTGTAGACCGGTTGGGGCAAAAGAAAGGAGCTGTGAGCCACCTCACCAGGGGACTTCTGGATCGAACAGGCAACACTGAGCAGTGTGTGTTGATGGCTATGATTCCCAGGATGAATGAGGGGGTTTATTTCTAACAAATAACAAATTTTTCCTTTCGATTTACATAAAATCTTCTTAAGGCTCTTCAATAATTAAATAATCAAAAAATGGACGAAAAAACTTCAAATCACAAAACTAAAAAAATTCAGTGTAATAATTAGGTCGTAATAATTAAATTCAGACAACTCACTAATTTTTTAAAAGAAAGTAATTCAAATTTATGTGGTATAAATTTCATAATTTAAATTAATTAATATATAAACTCGTAAAACAGGATTATTAGAAATAAATCTGATAATGAGGGATTATTTGGCTTTGGATCAAAATTTCAGAGAATATGTTAAAAATCATGATTCATTGATTTATAGCTTTACCTTAGTTCTTTTGGTAACGCTCTTAGCATATCATCGGGTACAGATTCAAATTGAAATCGGCCCAATATGGGATACATTTGATTTCCTAGCAAATGCCATGTACTTTGCTGGTCAGGGATTCGGATACTCCGATTTAACCAGACCACCCCTACTTCCATTTTTCACTTCGATATTTTTCCGTTTCTTTGCAGTATCTGAATCTGTAATATTCTATTTAGATGCTTTATTTTTAGTTTTAGGTGCTTATGGGTTTTATTTATTTTTAAGAATGAAATTCAAGGCTCTTGAAAGTTTTCTAGGTAGTTTACTGTTTAGCACCTTTCCCATAGTTCTTTTGTTTACTGGAGTCGGGCTTTCAGACATTCCCAGCGTGTCTTTATCAATCTGGGCATTATACACTACTGTTTTAGCAGTTAAAAATAATCCAAAGTTTTTTTACCTGTCATTTCCCCTGGCAATACTGGCATTTTTAACTCGTTATCCTGCAGGATTCATTATTTTTCCCATATTCTTCTACTTAGCAGTAAACCGTCATGAAATAAACCTGAAGCACTTCCTGGGAGGTGTGTTAGTATCATTGTTACCTGGATTGCTAGTTCTATTGTTCTTTTACCACCAATTTAGCAATCCATTAGAACCTTTTTCTTCATTTTATGCTACCACACAAAAAGCATGGCCCACTAACTACGTATATTACCACCCTGATTCCCTGTATTTCATAAAAAACATTCTATCCTACATAGGGGTTGCAGGGATGACCATAATTTCCATAATAGTTTTAAGCATTTTCGTATGGATAATAACTAACTTTAATCGTATTAAACTAAAATTTAGTAATTTATTCAAGTCCAAAATAATATTTAAGGCAAAATTAAAGATTTCAGCGCTCATTCTGCTCTTTTCGCTATTTATTTTAACCTTTGCAAGTGTAAATTACTTGTTTAGTGAGATTTTATTTCTTTTTCTGTGCATTCTATCATATGATCTATTGAGAAATAGTAATATTCATGATTTGGACTTTCATTTTTTGTTTTTGTCCTGGTTCATGGCATTTTTCATATTCCACAGCGTATACACCATAAAAGATGATCGTTACTTTATCACTATGGCTCCGGCTTTAAGCTATTTTCTAATTGTAGGTTTTAGTGGAATTAAAAAAATATGGGGATTCAAAAACCAAAATAAAAACCTTATATACAATATATTAGTCCTGCTGCTGGTTGTTATGATGTTAATATCAGCAGTAGATTATATGCAGGGAATACTGGATAGTGAATCTCAAAATGCAGAAAAATTAAAGAATATTAAGATGGCCAGTGAATGGCTAAAAGTTAATGATCCTCACTACATTGAGAAAACTATATCCTCTGATGAGTGGCCTTACTTCAGCTGGTATCTGAAGACAAATGTGAGGGCAGTTCAATTATTTAACCATAAAGAGGATTATGAAAACAGTTTGAACTCTGATAATGCTGATTATTTCTTGACAGTAAGGGAAGGGTTAAATTTAACTAATTATAGGTTAATAAAACAGTTTGGGTATATAACCATTTACAAAAGACAGTTATGATAGTTGGGTGCTTTCTATATGAAAACTGAAAAATTTGAGGATAATAACTCCAAAATTGTTTTCCTTTTGCTTTTAATAGTAACTGTCTGTCTGATAACCTATTTTCGTGTTAATATTCAGTTAATTGTGGGTCCTGAGTTTGATGGGTTTGATTTCCTTTCTAATGCTGCTTTATTTGCCGGAAAGTCTATAGGTTATTCAGATATTCTAAGACCGCCTTTTCTACCCTTTTTAACTTCCCTTTACTTCCGTTTTGATGGATTATATTATGGGGCAAGTTCCATAATAGATGGGCTTATATACATTTTTGGTTGCATCGGACTTTACCTGTTCTTAAAAGAACGATTCAATGCAGTTATAAGTTGTGTTGGGTCTTTACTATTTGCCACATTTCCCATAATCATCACCTTTGCAGGAGCAGGTCTTACAGATGTTTCCAGTGTATGCATCACCATATGGGCTGTTTACTTAACTTATCTAGGAGTTAGGAAAAATTCTAAATTCTTTTACTTAGTCCTACCTGTGTTTTTAATGGCTTTTTTAACTCGTTTTAACATGGCTCTGGTTATCTTCCCTATACTTGCCTATATTATAGGAAATCGCAAGGAAATTAAGAATCCTAGAAATATTCTATTAGCCTTTATTTTGGGAATCATGATTTTAGTTCCCCTGTTCATCTTTTTCAGTGCAAAATTTGGAAATGTGTTATATGTTTTTCTGGACTTTTTACGTACTTCCAGTGGTTCTGGCAGTACAATGCACTTCGCATACAACCCTGATTCACTTTATTTTGTTAAAAATATGCCCTATTACATTGGTACCGCATCATGGATTATCATCCTTTTAAGTATATTTGCTTTCTTTGTTCATTCTTACAAAAAAGTTAAACCAGGGTTTTTAGAAAAAATTAAAAGTTTGAAGAAAGGAATTGAGTTAAAATTAATTTTAACTATCGTTTTATTAGCAGTTTTCATTTTAACATTTGGAAAGACGCATTATATGGTAAGTGAAATAATTTTCTTTGCCATTACTATTCTAATCTATGAAACTGTTTCAAATCTGGAAGTTGATCTGGGATGGGATCTCCTCTTCTTTTCATGGTTCATGGCATTTTTCATATTCCAAAGTGTTTACATTGCCAAGGACCACCGATATTTCATAGCCATGGCACCACCAGTGGCTTATTTCCTGACACGAGGACTGAATTTTTTCACCCAGGAATTTGAGTTCAACTATAAAAATAAAAATTTAACCCTGTATATTTTTTCAGCATTTCTGGTGCTGCTCATGCTATCACAGGTAGCCATACAACTTTCAGAGATAGAACATGTTAATCAGAAAAATAAAGTATTCAACCAGGATGTCTCTGATGCCAGTGGATGGTTAAAGGTAAATGACCCAGAATATAAATCTAAAGTGATCTATGCAGATTACTGGCCCTACTTTGGATGGTACCTGCAGACTAATGTAGGGAAAATGCCAATGTTCAGGGACAATCAGAGTTTATACCAGGGTGTGAAGGACTATAACTTCACTGCTGATGATAAAAATGCCTTGAATAATGAACTTAATAGAATTCGTCCTGATTACTATATGTGTGCTTGGGAAGGAATGAACTTCACAAATTACCAAGTCGTGGCCAGATTTGGCTCAGTAACAATATTTAAAAGAGTGCAGTGATAATCAATTGATTAAGTGGTGTTTAAAATAAAAATAGGAGTTATAACTTCTGCTTACCCTGATTTTGAGGATGATCCTCATGGAATATTCGTTCACAGACTCATGCGAGAAATAGCCAAAAAGGGGCATGAAGTGCACGTGCTGGCACCTTACACTGGTGGTGAAACAGATTACCACTTGGAGGGGGTACATGTGGAAAGATTCCACTATTTCTACCCCCGAAGATACCAAAAGCTTTCTGGAAGGTCGGGAATGATCGATAATGTTAAAGAGGGGTTTTTGGTTAAAATTCAAGTATTAACTTACCTCTTTTTCAATGTCTTTTATTCACTAAGGAAACTGAAGAATATGGATATTATACATGTCCAGTGGCCTATCCCCAATGGACTGGGGGCTTTGTTCCTTAAAAAAGTCTATGGAATTCCCTACATTAACACCATCCACGGAGAGGAGGTTCATCTATCTAAACGTTACCATATGCTTTTTGCTCTGCGCTGGCTGGTGAATAATTCCTCTAAAACCATTACCAACAGCACTGCAACCAGGAATTTCTCCATAGAAGCCGGCCTTGATGGGGAAAAGATTGATGTAATACCATTCGGGGTGGAAACAGACTTTTTCAGGCCACTGGAAGTTTACAAAGACCCGGATATATTTCAAATACTTTCAGTTGGATATTTAATTGAAAGGAAAGGATTCGAGTATCTAATACGTGCCATGCCACTGGTTTTAAAGGAACATGAAAATGTCCGATTAAAAATAGTGGGATCCGGGCCACTGGAATCAAAATTGAAATCACTGATCTATGAACTGGAGCTTGCAGATAAGGTGGAAATTGTTAAGAATGTTTCTGATGAAGAACTATTAATGATTTACAATTCCGCAGACCTTTTTGTCTTACCTTCCATTGTGGATTCACAGGGGAACACGGAAGGGTTAGGTGTGGTTTTATTAGAAGCTATGGCTTGTGGGTTGCCGGTTATTGGGTCGGATGTAGGGGGGATTTCTGATATTATTGAAAATGGGAAAAATGGTTTTCTGGTGAAAGAAAAAGATATTACTGCATTAAGTTACTGCATTATAAAAATTATCAATGATAAAGGGATTTTAAGTTGTCTTTCAAATAATGGTTACAAATCAGTGAAAAATAAGTTTAGTTGGAATAAAATTGCTAATTATTATCAGAATATTTATTTAAATATCCTAAGGTAACCCAAGGTCTGCATATGTTTAATTACATTAGAAAAATTTTCAGTAATGATGATTACAAGAGAATTATAGATAATATTATTTCATTGTTTGGTTTGCAGGGGTTTAATTATCTTATGCCTTTAATCACTTTCCCCTATTTAACTCGAGTTTTAGGGCCAGATAATTATGGTCTTTTAGCATTTGCACTAGCTTTTATTGGTTACTTCCAAATTTTAACTGATTATGGGTTTAACCTATCAGCTACAAGGGCAATTTCTATAAATCGAAATGATAATTCCAAAGTTTCAGAGATATATAGCTCTGTAATGGTTTCAAAAGCTATTTTAATGATTATAAGTTTTTGTCTTATGACTTTTATTGTTTCTAGTTTTGATAAGTTTCGAAATGATTGGTTATTGTATTTCTTTACATTTGGTCTTGTTTTTGGTAATTTGCTTTTACCTACTTGGTTTTTTCAAGGGATGGAGAAGATGAGATACATCAGTATCTTAAATATTTGTATTGGGTTGATTTACACAATATTCCTATTCATTTTTGTGCGAAATAAATCTGATTACATCTATGTCCCGTTAATAAATTCTATGGGCACCATAATTGTGGGGTTATATGCATTGAGTCTCGTTCATAGAGAATTCAATATAAAATTTTGCAAACCTTCTATGGAAAGTATTAAAAACCAACTTAAAGATGGTTGGCATTTATTCATTTCCAATATGGCTATAAGTCTTTATACCACGTCTAACCGTTTCATTTTAGGGTTTTTTGTAAGTAACTATATTCTAGGATATTATGCAGTGGCTGAAACAATTGTCAAGGCATTACAGGGCTTGATATCACCAATAAGTCAAGCTATTTATCCATATATTTCTAAACTTCAATCAGAAAACAAACAAAAAGCAATAAAACAATTTAAGAAAATTTTAATGTTAATTGGATTATTATCTTTTTTAATTTCGGTTCTTCTTGTCTTCTGCTCACCTTTATTGGTAGAACTTTTGGCAGGCAGTGCATACACATCAAGCATACCTCTATTACAAGTAATGGTTTTCATTGTCTTTGCGGTAGGAGTGAACAATATATTGGGGATACAGGGACTGGTAGCATTTGGTTATCAAAAGAAATTCACAAAAATTGTGATATTTACAGGAATTATTCACATATTCCTATTAATATTTTTGATAGTTATACTAGGAGCTATGGGTGCTGCTATTACTGTTGTAATCACTGAACTCATTATCTGTCTATTAATGTATCTTTCATTAAGAAGATTAAAAATATTATAGATTGTTTTATTGTTATTTTTGATTTTTTACCTATTTGCAATTATTATATGCTCATCATCTTTAGAAACCTTTTTTTTTTGATTATTTATTTGTTTTGTTCTAGGAATAAATCTAATCAGCTGGAGAAGAATATTTTAAATAATAAGTATTTAATTATGGTGAGATAACTGGATCTGACTTGGAGCACTATTTTTATATCGAATAAGGTCTTTTCAATGTGCTTTTTCAAAGTGGATCTTATTTTGTAGTGTTTTCCTTAAACACTACTTCGACATTAAATAATAAGTTCAATCCATCTTTCGACAATTACGGTTATTTGCAGAGAATAAACAATTAAATCTTTTTTTTTAACATTATTAATAATTTAAAAGGTTTTTAAGAAATCCTATTTTTAGATTTCTTATAGTTAGATTTTATATACTAATTTCTTTTGAAATCTGTGAAGTTCGTTAAATTTTTAGATTAATTATTTGTCACTTAATCTAATTATTTTGGATTATTTTTAATATGTGGGTGTGATGGGATAATAATTATAATTCGCACTTTTCGAGTTCTTAAGAATTTCATCTCATAAATGTTAATATCATCTACTTACAAAAAGTAATTAAAATCTCGATAAATATAAAGATTGAATAATAATTTTCAAATCTTTTATAATGCTGAGGTGTAGATAAATTGTTTGATTATATTGTAATTGGAGCGGGACTAGCGGGTTCAGTTATTGCAGAAAGAATAGCCAATGTATTGGACAAAAAAGTACTGGTTATAGAAAAAAGGAATCATATAGGTGGTAACTGCTATGATTTCTATGATGGAAATGGAATATTAGTGCATAAATATGGGCCTCACATTTTTCATACTAATGATACAAATGTTTGGAGATATCTGTCAAAATTTACAGAATGGCATGATTATGAGCATAGAGTATTAGGGTTTGTAGATGAGAAAAAGGTGCCGATACCTTTTAATTTAAACTCATTACATGTACTTTTTTCAAATTATTTTGCAGACAATTTGAAGAACAAGTTGATCAATCAATTTGGTTATGGTGCAAAAATTTCGATATTGAAACTTAAAAAATCCCCTGATAAGGATTTGAAGTTTCTTGCTGATTTTGTTTATGATAAAATATTTCTTAACTACACAAAAAAACAATGGGGGATGAAACCTGAAGATTTAGATCCTTCTGTCACTGAAAGAGTACCCATATTTGTTTCTTATGATAACCGTTATTTTCAAGACATATTTCAGGGTGTACCTCAAGAAGGTTATCACCTAATGTTCGAAAGAATGTTGAATCATTCTAATATAATTTTAAAGCTTAATACGGATTCTAAGAATCTTTTAAAAATAAAAGATGGAAATATTTATATAAGAGGCACTGAATTCAAAGGTTTATTAGTTTTCACAGGTAGAATTGACGAACTTTTCGATAAGGAATTTGGTCCATTACCTTATAGGTCTCTGAATTTTGAATTTGAAAATATTCAGCAGAAATTTTACCAGGAAGTTGGAACAGTTAATTATCCTAATGATTTCAATTTTACTAGAATCACAGAGTTCAAACACATCACTGGCCAAAAAAAGCCAGATACTACAATTGTCAAAGAATATCCAAAGTTTTGTGACAATGAACAGGACATACCTTATTATCCTATTCCTAAATCTGAATACGAAAAACTTTATAAAAAATATGCTAAAAGAGCACAAGATGTAAGAAATTTAATTTTGGTAGGTAGGTTAGCTGAATTCAAATATTTCAATATGGATATTGTTGTTCAAAGGGCATTAAGAATTTTTGAGGAGAAAATTAAATGAAAATATCATATTTATTATTGGGCTGGGGAAATAAAGGTGGTTCTATCGTTCTTTATAATTTTATGGATAATTTAGTAAGACGAGGGCATGAAGTTCATGCTGTCTTTCCTGATAAAAATATCAAATGGGAAGTTGGGATTTGGAGATATAAGTTGGGAACTGAATCTGAAAATAATAATTTTTTAAACTTTTTTAAAAAAAATCTTTTTAATATTATTCCCAATAGTATTTTGGAATATTATAAAAGTATTATAGATAAGAGAAACTTAAATGGCCTTATAGATAATTGGCAAACTTCTGATATCACTGTAGCCACATTTTATCTTACTGCATATGCTGCTTATTACTTATCAGATAGAACTGTACCTTTGTACCATATGCAGCATTTTGAAGAATTATTTGTTTCTGATAAAAAAAATCGCTTGATCGCGAGAAATACATACTATCTTCCTTTAATAAAAATTGCAAATTCAAGTTGGCTTAAAAAGATAATGAAAGAAAAATTCAATAAAGAAGCATATTTAGTGAAACCTGGTATCGATTTAAAGATTTTTAAACCATATGAAAACCCTCAGAATAAGTATGTCTATAAAAATGAGTGGAGAATTTTAAGTTATTTGGATGAAAAAAGGGAATGGAAAGGTTTTAATGATGCTGTAAAAGCAGTTAAAATTGCTCGAGAATATCTTCAGGAAAAGGGCATAAAATTGAGATGGGAAGTATTTGGGATTGATCCTCCTTCTAAAAAATATGAAACAGATTTTAAATATATTGGTGCAATTTTTAATAAAGATTTAGCTTATTTATATTCAAAAACAGATATAGTATTGCTTACATCGTGGTACGAAAGTTTTCCACTTCCACCAATAGAGGCTATGGCTTGTGGGAGTTTAATTATTACAACAAGTTTTGGGACTGAAGATTATGTTATTGATTATCAAAACGGATTGGTAACAATGCCTCGAAAAATTCTGGATATAGCCAACAAAATTATCTATGCAATAGAAAATCCCAATGAATCCTTAAAAATGGTTAAAAATGGTTTAAAAACAGCTGAAGAATACGATTGGGAAAGTTGTACGGATGTTTTGGAAAAAGTTTTGACACAATCAATTGAGAACTATTCTTTTGATCAGTTTAAATTTTTTGACTTACTTAGTGAAGGGAAATTGAACCAATTAGAAACTTAATTAAAATTTATTACAATCGGGAAGGAATAATGATTTCAATTATTACTGTTTATAATAATAGAACTTTGCTTGAAAAATGCCTTTTAAAGAGTTTAGATTCTCAGACAGCTAATTATGAATTAGTTTTATTAGATAACAAGCATAAAAATTTTAATTCAGCTGCAGAAGCCCTTAATTATGGTGGAAACAAATCCAAAGGTGATTATCTGATGTTCATTCATCAAGATTACGATTTGGAGTCTGACACATGGTTAGCTGATGCGGAAGAGATTATCAAAAATCTTGAAAATGTGGGAATAGTTGGGCTAGCAGGTAAATATGATAGAAATATGATTTCAAACATTACTACTGGGCATCCACCAGAATTGGCAGGTCCAATTCAAATAGAAGAACCTGTAAAAGTTCAAACACTGGATGAATGTCTATTTATCATTCCCAAAAAAATATTCGAAGAAATTAAGTTTGATGAAGAGGTTTGTGACGATTGGCATTTATATGCTGTAGATTACTGTTTAAGTGTTAAAAAAGCTGGTTATGATGTTTATGTGATTCCTTTGGGAGGTTACCATGCATCGCCGGGCTATTCCTTCACTCCGGAAGGATATTATTCAACTCTGAAGAAACTCGTCCAAAAATATAAGGGCGACTACAAATGGATATACACTTCAACTGGGAGTTGGAGTACAGTTTACCCTTTATTTTTGCAGATTGCATACCAAAAACTCTATTATTGGTTGGGATTAGGAAAATAGTCAAAATAAATCATTTTTATATGATTTCGTCAAATTTGAGCATATATTCGCAGTCCATTTATTTTACCATTAGTAATTTCATTATAATTTAAAAATCGAACATTGCTGGAATCACCCCAAACAAAGTAGTAGGTAATATTACTGGCCAACAATTCTTTCTCTAATTCTGCAGAGTTATTAACATTCCTGGGAAGTCCGTAGTATTGGCTATTCAAATAATAAGAAATCTGCAAGGTTTTTTCCCAATTACCATTGGATGCAATATTCCCGTGAATACCAAAATCACTCTGCAATGTTTGACTTAAAGAGTAGATACCATCATCAGTGTGGGGATACACAAACAATTCATAGGCTGGACTTAACATGAATGAAAACACCAAAATTATTAGAAGAACATTTCTTAATCTTGAATCGATTTTTTCAGTTTCGTAAAGAATTTTTGTCAAATAGAAACCATTTAACATTATCAGGATAATAACAGGCCATAAGAAACGTTCTTGAATGAATATTAAACAGTATCCCGCAGAATAAATCGCAATAGTAATTAATATGTATGTTAAT contains:
- a CDS encoding glycosyltransferase family 39 protein, with the protein product MKTEKFEDNNSKIVFLLLLIVTVCLITYFRVNIQLIVGPEFDGFDFLSNAALFAGKSIGYSDILRPPFLPFLTSLYFRFDGLYYGASSIIDGLIYIFGCIGLYLFLKERFNAVISCVGSLLFATFPIIITFAGAGLTDVSSVCITIWAVYLTYLGVRKNSKFFYLVLPVFLMAFLTRFNMALVIFPILAYIIGNRKEIKNPRNILLAFILGIMILVPLFIFFSAKFGNVLYVFLDFLRTSSGSGSTMHFAYNPDSLYFVKNMPYYIGTASWIIILLSIFAFFVHSYKKVKPGFLEKIKSLKKGIELKLILTIVLLAVFILTFGKTHYMVSEIIFFAITILIYETVSNLEVDLGWDLLFFSWFMAFFIFQSVYIAKDHRYFIAMAPPVAYFLTRGLNFFTQEFEFNYKNKNLTLYIFSAFLVLLMLSQVAIQLSEIEHVNQKNKVFNQDVSDASGWLKVNDPEYKSKVIYADYWPYFGWYLQTNVGKMPMFRDNQSLYQGVKDYNFTADDKNALNNELNRIRPDYYMCAWEGMNFTNYQVVARFGSVTIFKRVQ
- a CDS encoding glycosyltransferase — protein: MKIGVITSAYPDFEDDPHGIFVHRLMREIAKKGHEVHVLAPYTGGETDYHLEGVHVERFHYFYPRRYQKLSGRSGMIDNVKEGFLVKIQVLTYLFFNVFYSLRKLKNMDIIHVQWPIPNGLGALFLKKVYGIPYINTIHGEEVHLSKRYHMLFALRWLVNNSSKTITNSTATRNFSIEAGLDGEKIDVIPFGVETDFFRPLEVYKDPDIFQILSVGYLIERKGFEYLIRAMPLVLKEHENVRLKIVGSGPLESKLKSLIYELELADKVEIVKNVSDEELLMIYNSADLFVLPSIVDSQGNTEGLGVVLLEAMACGLPVIGSDVGGISDIIENGKNGFLVKEKDITALSYCIIKIINDKGILSCLSNNGYKSVKNKFSWNKIANYYQNIYLNILR
- a CDS encoding flippase; translation: MFNYIRKIFSNDDYKRIIDNIISLFGLQGFNYLMPLITFPYLTRVLGPDNYGLLAFALAFIGYFQILTDYGFNLSATRAISINRNDNSKVSEIYSSVMVSKAILMIISFCLMTFIVSSFDKFRNDWLLYFFTFGLVFGNLLLPTWFFQGMEKMRYISILNICIGLIYTIFLFIFVRNKSDYIYVPLINSMGTIIVGLYALSLVHREFNIKFCKPSMESIKNQLKDGWHLFISNMAISLYTTSNRFILGFFVSNYILGYYAVAETIVKALQGLISPISQAIYPYISKLQSENKQKAIKQFKKILMLIGLLSFLISVLLVFCSPLLVELLAGSAYTSSIPLLQVMVFIVFAVGVNNILGIQGLVAFGYQKKFTKIVIFTGIIHIFLLIFLIVILGAMGAAITVVITELIICLLMYLSLRRLKIL
- the glf gene encoding UDP-galactopyranose mutase is translated as MFDYIVIGAGLAGSVIAERIANVLDKKVLVIEKRNHIGGNCYDFYDGNGILVHKYGPHIFHTNDTNVWRYLSKFTEWHDYEHRVLGFVDEKKVPIPFNLNSLHVLFSNYFADNLKNKLINQFGYGAKISILKLKKSPDKDLKFLADFVYDKIFLNYTKKQWGMKPEDLDPSVTERVPIFVSYDNRYFQDIFQGVPQEGYHLMFERMLNHSNIILKLNTDSKNLLKIKDGNIYIRGTEFKGLLVFTGRIDELFDKEFGPLPYRSLNFEFENIQQKFYQEVGTVNYPNDFNFTRITEFKHITGQKKPDTTIVKEYPKFCDNEQDIPYYPIPKSEYEKLYKKYAKRAQDVRNLILVGRLAEFKYFNMDIVVQRALRIFEEKIK